One Telluria mixta DNA window includes the following coding sequences:
- a CDS encoding protein-glutamate methylesterase/protein-glutamine glutaminase, translating into MKPIDVMVVDDSAVVRKVVGAVLESAPGIRLLHAVADPLLAIERMKQAWPDVILLDVEMPRMDGITFLRKIMAERPTPVVICSTLTEKGAETTMAALAAGAVSIITKPKLGLKDFLSESAEELIAAVRAASQVNVRRLAARVPSAPAPVPAKLSADAVLPAAADARPLLRTTERVVAIGTSTGGTLALEEVLTALPRVTPGIVIVQHMPEKFTAAFADRLNGLCQIEVREARHGDRVLPGRALIAPGGKHMLLRRDGANYHVDVIDGPLVNRHRPSVDVLFRSVARHAGANALGIIMTGMGDDGAAGLLEMRKAGARTVAQDEESCVVYGMPKEAVKRGGVEKSVPLKAIDREILQQLGVR; encoded by the coding sequence ATGAAACCAATCGATGTGATGGTCGTCGACGACTCGGCCGTCGTGCGCAAGGTCGTCGGCGCCGTGCTGGAATCCGCGCCCGGCATCCGCCTGCTGCACGCCGTGGCCGACCCGCTGCTCGCCATCGAGCGCATGAAGCAGGCCTGGCCCGACGTGATCCTGCTGGACGTGGAAATGCCGCGCATGGACGGCATCACGTTCCTTCGCAAGATCATGGCGGAGCGGCCCACGCCTGTCGTGATCTGCTCGACGCTGACCGAAAAAGGCGCCGAGACGACGATGGCCGCGCTGGCCGCGGGCGCCGTGTCCATCATCACCAAGCCCAAGCTGGGCCTGAAGGACTTCCTCAGCGAGAGCGCGGAAGAGCTGATCGCCGCCGTGCGCGCCGCGAGCCAGGTCAACGTGCGGCGTCTCGCCGCGCGCGTGCCCTCTGCGCCCGCGCCGGTCCCCGCGAAGCTGAGCGCGGATGCCGTGCTGCCGGCCGCCGCCGACGCGCGCCCCCTGCTGCGCACGACCGAGCGCGTCGTCGCCATCGGCACGTCCACGGGCGGCACGCTGGCGCTGGAAGAAGTGCTGACGGCGCTGCCGCGCGTCACGCCCGGCATCGTCATCGTGCAGCACATGCCGGAAAAATTCACGGCCGCCTTCGCCGACCGCCTGAACGGCCTGTGCCAGATCGAAGTGCGCGAGGCGCGCCACGGCGACCGCGTGCTGCCGGGCCGCGCACTGATCGCCCCGGGAGGCAAGCACATGCTGCTGCGGCGCGACGGCGCCAACTACCACGTCGACGTCATCGACGGCCCGCTCGTGAACCGCCATCGTCCGTCCGTCGACGTGCTGTTCCGCTCCGTGGCCAGGCACGCGGGCGCGAACGCGCTCGGCATCATCATGACGGGGATGGGCGACGACGGCGCGGCCGGTCTGCTCGAGATGCGCAAGGCGGGCGCGCGCACCGTCGCGCAGGACGAGGAGAGCTGCGTCGTGTATGGGATGCCGAAGGAAGCCGTCAAACGGGGCGGCGTCGAGAAGTCCGTGCCCTTGAAGGCGATCGACCGCGAGATCCTGCAGCAGCTGGGCGTGCGCTGA
- a CDS encoding cytochrome P450 — protein MRDFAPDAADMAPFDAAFLHDPYPTYRRLRETGPVLWRDDVFQGAWVLTRHADIELALRDPRFSSQRTGGWVKRIPGVDASFAGRRAQAGLDLFQRLFGSAMVFLDGDEHQRVRKAMAAGFHPTLIRTLRADVERLTDELLDGLDAHAGFDFIAQVARPLPSRVIGMMLGIARKDEARFMAWSDDLAAFIGALQPTAEQLRAAQRSLLQMVRYFDALLPARRDAPGTDLVSRLLQAEAAGELRADGELLAQCAMLLFAGHETTRNLLGNGLYTLLTHPDSWARLVADEEGMTLAIRELLRYDSPVQYTGRRVATDLTLHGTTLKRGDLVIALIGAANRDPDRFADPDTFDITRRAGSHLSFGSGPHVCIGAGLSLLEADVVLRAVLRRWPTLRLRDAAPRWNGIAGLRGLAALPVSVS, from the coding sequence ATGAGAGATTTCGCGCCAGACGCGGCAGACATGGCACCGTTCGACGCCGCCTTCCTGCACGATCCGTATCCCACCTACCGCCGCCTGCGCGAGACGGGACCGGTGCTGTGGCGCGACGACGTGTTCCAGGGCGCGTGGGTCCTCACGCGCCATGCGGACATCGAACTGGCGCTGCGCGACCCGCGCTTTTCGTCGCAGCGCACGGGCGGCTGGGTCAAGCGCATCCCCGGCGTCGACGCGAGCTTCGCGGGACGCCGCGCCCAGGCCGGACTGGACCTGTTCCAGCGCCTGTTCGGCAGTGCGATGGTCTTCCTGGACGGCGACGAGCACCAGCGCGTACGCAAGGCGATGGCGGCCGGTTTTCATCCGACCTTGATCCGCACCTTGCGCGCCGACGTCGAGCGGCTCACGGACGAACTGCTGGACGGCCTCGACGCGCACGCCGGCTTCGACTTCATCGCGCAGGTCGCGCGTCCGCTGCCGTCGCGCGTCATCGGCATGATGCTGGGCATAGCCCGCAAGGACGAGGCGCGCTTCATGGCATGGTCGGACGACCTCGCCGCATTCATCGGCGCGCTGCAACCCACGGCCGAGCAGTTACGCGCGGCCCAGCGCAGCCTGCTGCAGATGGTGCGCTATTTCGACGCGTTGCTGCCCGCGCGCAGGGACGCCCCCGGTACGGACCTCGTCAGCCGCCTCCTGCAGGCCGAAGCCGCGGGCGAATTGCGGGCGGACGGCGAGCTGCTGGCGCAATGCGCGATGCTGCTGTTCGCCGGCCACGAGACGACGCGCAACCTGCTCGGCAACGGCCTGTACACCCTGCTCACGCACCCGGACTCTTGGGCGCGACTCGTCGCGGACGAGGAGGGCATGACCCTGGCCATCCGCGAACTGCTGCGCTACGACAGCCCCGTGCAATACACGGGCCGCCGCGTCGCCACGGACCTGACCCTGCACGGCACGACGCTGAAGCGGGGCGACCTCGTGATCGCGCTGATCGGCGCGGCGAACCGCGATCCGGACCGTTTCGCCGATCCGGACACGTTCGACATCACGCGCCGCGCCGGCAGCCACCTGTCGTTCGGCAGCGGGCCGCACGTGTGCATCGGCGCCGGGCTGTCGCTGCTGGAAGCCGACGTCGTGCTGCGCGCCGTGCTGCGCCGCTGGCCGACGCTCCGCCTGCGCGACGCGGCGCCGCGCTGGAACGGCATTGCCGGCCTGCGCGGACTGGCCGCGCTGCCCGTCAGCGTTTCGTGA
- a CDS encoding ELKS/Rab6-interacting/CAST family protein → MDDLTRADIIKTSWGIHRVVEERLLGHPATRGTEDWLDKQRLLLADMAIHLLQTALKPGEIELDKLRNNLHAVLTISDQFLPQAGLKQATATIYDGG, encoded by the coding sequence ATGGATGACCTGACGAGAGCCGACATCATCAAGACGAGCTGGGGGATACACCGCGTGGTCGAGGAGCGCCTGCTGGGCCACCCCGCGACACGGGGCACCGAGGACTGGCTCGACAAACAGCGCCTGCTGCTGGCCGACATGGCGATCCACCTGCTGCAGACGGCGCTGAAGCCGGGCGAGATCGAGCTCGACAAGCTCAGGAACAACCTGCACGCGGTCCTGACGATCTCGGACCAGTTTCTGCCGCAAGCCGGCCTGAAACAGGCGACCGCGACTATTTACGACGGCGGGTGA
- a CDS encoding MarR family winged helix-turn-helix transcriptional regulator: MELKPETPWDGTPDISARIVVAINRVASVLRAGMWEFATAENLNPTQADILQLLRDRTHGVRLSWLAVQLSVSAASASDSVAALVAKGLVRKDRAEDDKRATALWLTDAGKTLAEKQAKALGFADDAAAALDREVQERLLVGLFKLIAELQKTERFPALRACLSCRYFEANKFPGSPAPHHCALVKAPLPIAFLRIDCAEQEPTDPVTERRNWTAFA, encoded by the coding sequence ATGGAACTGAAACCCGAAACCCCATGGGATGGCACCCCGGACATCTCGGCCCGCATCGTCGTCGCGATCAACCGCGTCGCGAGCGTGCTGCGGGCGGGCATGTGGGAGTTCGCGACGGCGGAGAACCTGAACCCGACGCAGGCCGACATCCTGCAGCTGCTGCGCGACCGCACGCATGGCGTGCGGTTGTCGTGGCTCGCGGTGCAGCTGTCCGTGTCGGCGGCGAGCGCCAGCGATTCCGTGGCGGCCCTCGTCGCCAAGGGGCTCGTGCGCAAGGACCGGGCCGAGGACGACAAGCGGGCAACTGCGCTATGGCTGACGGACGCCGGCAAGACGCTGGCCGAAAAGCAGGCGAAGGCGCTGGGGTTCGCGGACGATGCCGCGGCCGCGCTCGACCGGGAAGTGCAGGAGCGGCTGCTCGTCGGGTTGTTCAAGCTGATCGCGGAACTGCAGAAGACCGAGCGCTTCCCCGCCCTGCGCGCATGCCTGTCGTGCCGCTACTTCGAGGCGAACAAGTTCCCGGGCAGTCCCGCCCCGCACCACTGCGCACTCGTCAAGGCGCCGCTGCCGATCGCTTTCCTCAGGATCGATTGCGCCGAACAGGAACCGACGGATCCGGTCACGGAACGGCGCAACTGGACGGCGTTCGCCTAA
- a CDS encoding carboxymuconolactone decarboxylase family protein yields MTARLALQTRDTATPASRNLLDQIHGAFGATPNMFRAVANSPAALASMWGAFGALGGGTLGAKLGEQIAVAVADINDCEYCLAAHTVLGRKAGATADEMTAAQAGHSPDPKTAAALAFAVRVVRQRAKIDAADVDALRHAGFDDGQIMEIMAHVALNLFTNYVNVAFTVPVDFPHVRLRAK; encoded by the coding sequence ATGACCGCACGCCTCGCCCTCCAGACCCGCGACACCGCCACCCCGGCATCGCGCAACCTGCTCGACCAGATCCACGGCGCGTTCGGCGCCACGCCGAACATGTTCCGTGCCGTCGCCAATTCGCCGGCCGCGCTGGCCAGCATGTGGGGCGCGTTCGGCGCCCTCGGCGGCGGCACGCTCGGTGCGAAGCTCGGCGAGCAGATCGCCGTCGCCGTCGCCGACATCAACGATTGCGAATACTGCCTGGCCGCGCACACGGTCCTGGGCCGCAAGGCCGGCGCGACGGCCGACGAGATGACCGCGGCGCAGGCCGGACACTCCCCCGATCCGAAGACGGCCGCTGCACTGGCCTTCGCCGTCCGCGTCGTGCGCCAGCGCGCCAAGATCGATGCGGCCGACGTCGATGCGCTGCGCCACGCCGGCTTCGACGACGGGCAGATCATGGAGATCATGGCGCACGTGGCCCTGAACCTCTTCACCAACTACGTGAACGTCGCCTTCACCGTGCCGGTCGACTTCCCGCACGTCCGCCTGCGCGCCAAATGA
- a CDS encoding glutamine amidotransferase yields MMKCLALYHVRFEDLGTFADPLERAGYAIEYRHAGAAPLSADEWRDADLVVVLGGPIGAGDAAAYPWLDAEIDGLAQRLALRRPTLGICLGAQLMAVALGGRIERRHAMEIGWSRLDVAPGAGPLDALRGIPVLHWHGDNIVPPDGVASLAATDGTPCQAFAVDSHALALQCHVEFAAALEEWLTGHAVELAHAGIDLHALRAATARHGRDLALAGNELLRRWLAGIHIKETS; encoded by the coding sequence ATGATGAAGTGCCTCGCCCTTTATCACGTGCGCTTCGAGGATCTCGGGACGTTTGCCGATCCCCTCGAACGCGCCGGCTACGCGATCGAATACCGCCATGCGGGAGCGGCGCCGCTGTCGGCGGACGAATGGCGCGACGCGGACCTCGTCGTCGTGCTGGGCGGCCCGATCGGCGCCGGCGATGCGGCGGCGTATCCGTGGCTGGACGCGGAGATCGACGGCCTGGCACAGCGGCTTGCGCTGCGCCGGCCGACGCTCGGCATCTGCCTCGGTGCGCAACTGATGGCCGTCGCCCTCGGCGGCCGCATCGAGCGCCGGCATGCGATGGAGATCGGCTGGTCGCGCCTGGACGTCGCCCCTGGCGCGGGCCCGCTGGACGCCCTGCGCGGCATCCCGGTGCTGCACTGGCATGGCGATAACATCGTGCCGCCGGACGGCGTAGCGAGCCTCGCGGCGACCGACGGCACGCCCTGCCAGGCCTTCGCGGTGGACAGCCACGCGCTGGCGCTGCAATGCCACGTGGAGTTTGCCGCCGCGCTCGAGGAATGGCTGACCGGGCATGCGGTGGAACTGGCCCATGCCGGCATCGACCTGCACGCCCTGCGCGCCGCGACCGCCCGCCACGGCCGCGATCTCGCCCTCGCGGGCAACGAACTGCTGCGCCGCTGGCTGGCCGGCATCCACATCAAGGAGACCTCATGA
- a CDS encoding VOC family protein: MNFKHTLAAASLALALPFSAHAGMPGMEGAHHVGLTVPNMDDAVRFFVDVIGCEESIKLGAFKFADDWMNVHLNVNPRAEIKRFQMVRCGHGTNLEIFEYSAPGQGKTPPRNSDVGGHHLAFYVDDMDKAVAYLKSKGVRTLGAPSTFTEGPAAGLTWMYFLAPWGLQLEIVSTPKGMAYEKTARRALWDPRAPAK; the protein is encoded by the coding sequence ATGAACTTCAAGCACACACTCGCCGCCGCATCCCTCGCACTGGCCCTGCCCTTCAGCGCCCACGCCGGCATGCCCGGCATGGAAGGCGCCCACCACGTGGGGCTCACGGTACCGAACATGGACGACGCGGTCCGCTTCTTCGTCGACGTCATCGGCTGCGAGGAATCCATCAAGCTCGGTGCGTTCAAGTTCGCCGACGACTGGATGAACGTGCACCTGAACGTCAATCCGCGCGCCGAGATCAAGCGCTTCCAGATGGTCCGCTGCGGCCACGGCACGAACCTGGAGATCTTCGAGTACTCGGCCCCTGGCCAGGGCAAGACGCCGCCCCGCAACAGCGACGTCGGCGGCCATCACCTCGCGTTCTACGTCGACGACATGGACAAGGCGGTCGCCTACCTGAAATCGAAAGGCGTGCGCACACTGGGCGCGCCCAGCACGTTCACGGAAGGTCCGGCGGCCGGCCTGACGTGGATGTACTTCCTCGCGCCATGGGGCCTGCAGCTGGAAATCGTCAGCACGCCCAAGGGCATGGCCTACGAAAAGACGGCCAGGCGCGCCCTGTGGGATCCGCGCGCCCCGGCAAAATGA